One segment of Solanum lycopersicum chromosome 1, SLM_r2.1 DNA contains the following:
- the LOC138337072 gene encoding uncharacterized protein produces the protein MAIRMPRIIKKSSDIPKGHFVVYVGEKQKKRFVIPISFLSEPLFQDLLNQAEEEFGFDHPMGGVTIPCTEDLFVNLTSRLRNLHLGYVPVLVDSVADTNRHKAHMVLMMRGPLFQIMAIRVPRIIKKSSTSLQVPKGHFAVYVGEKQKKRFVIPISYLSQSSFQDLLSQAEEEFGFDHPMGGVTIPCPEDIFIAITSQLN, from the exons ATGGCTATCCGTATGCCTCGAATAATCAAGAAGTCTTCAGATATTCCCAAGGGTCACTTTGTTGTGTATGTTGGAGAGAAACAGAAGAAGAGATTTGTGATTCCGATATCATTCTTGAGTGAACCTTTATTTCAAGATTTGCTTAATCAAGCTGAGGAGGAATTCGGCTTTGATCATCCAATGGGTGGTGTCACAATTCCCTGCACTGAGGATTTGTTTGTCAATCTTACATCTCGCTTGAGGAA TTTGCATCTGGGGTATGTTCCAGTGCTAGTGGACAGTGTTGCAGACACAAATCGTCATAAGGCACATATGGTTTTGATGATGAGAGGTCCTTTGTTCCAG ATCATGGCTATTCGTGTACCTCGTATAATCAAGAAGTCCTCGACATCTCTACAAGTTCCCAAGGGACATTTTGCTGTTTATGTTGGGGAGAAGCAGAAGAAGAGATTTGTGATACCAATATCATACTTGAGCCAATCTTCATTTCAAGACTTGCTAAGTCAAGCAGAGGAAGAATTTGGCTTCGATCATCCAATGGGTGGTGTCACAATTCCATGTCCAGAAGACATTTTTATTGCCATCACTTCTCAGCTTAATTAG
- the LOC101253036 gene encoding uncharacterized protein: MDSTNGNVLGDEESQLSFGSSNKIQPTISITQKQVPSSDDEKKKYTCLTMAERLGLPDFFSLDVWRASVGELLGSAVLVFMLDTVVISTLESDVKMPNLIMSILIAITLTILILAVFPVSGGHISPVITFSSALVGLISMSRAIIYIVAQCVGAILGALALKAVLSSTIEQRFSLGGCTVTVVTPGLNGPEIVGLEIAQAFWLEFMCTFALLFGSLWMAYDHRQSKALGLITVMSIVGLLAGILVFISTSVTAKKGYAGAGMNPARCFGAAFVRGGHLWNGHWIFWVGPGLACFAFYFYTKIIPSDHFQTDGYKHDFLAIIETLFNQR, translated from the exons ATGGATTCTACTAATGGAAATGTTCTAGGGGATGAAGAAAGTCAGCTTTCTTTTGGAAGCAGTAATAAAATTCAACCTACTATCTCTATTACACAAAAGCAAGTACCCAG CTCAGATGATGAAAAGAAGAAGTATACTTGTCTCACAATGGCTGAAAGGCTGGGCTTACCTGACTTCTTCTCTTTGGAC GTGTGGCGAGCATCGGTTGGAGAGCTTTTAGGCTCTGCGGTTCTTGTTTTTATGTTGGACACCGTAGTGATTTCCACCCTAGAAAGTGatgtcaaaatgccaaatttgattATGTCAATTCTCATAGCAATTACACTCACCATTCTAATCCTTGCTGTTTTTCCTGTGTCTGGTGGCCACATTAGCCCTGTAATTACCTTCTCCTCAGCACTAGTGGGACTAATATCAATGTCACGAGCCATAATTTACATAGTGGCACAATGTGTTGGTGCTATTTTAGGTGCACTAGCACTCAAAGCTGTGTTGAGTAGTACCATTGAACAAAGATTCTCTCTTGGTGGTTGTACCGTTACGGTAGTTACGCCTGGGCTCAATGGGCCTGAAATTGTGGGCTTGGAGATAGCCCAAGCATTTTGGCTTGAGTTTATGTGTACATTTGCTTTGctttttggttcactttggaTGGCCTATGATCATCGCCAGTCCAAGGCACTTGGGCTTATTACTGTCATGTCTATTGTTGGGCTTCTAGCAGGGATTCTTGTGTTTATTTCAACTTCAGTTACTGCTAAAAAGGGCTATGCTGGAGCTGGAATGAATCCAGCTAGGTGCTTTGGAGCTGCTTTTGTTAGAGGAGGCCACCTGTGGAATGGGCATTGGATCTTTTGGGTTGGGCCTGGACTTGCTTGTTTTGCTTTCTACTTCTATACAAAGATCATTCCTTCGGATCATTTCCAAACTGATGGATACAAGCATGATTTCTTAGCGATAATCGAGACATTGTTCAATCAGAGATAG